Proteins encoded in a region of the Triticum dicoccoides isolate Atlit2015 ecotype Zavitan chromosome 3A, WEW_v2.0, whole genome shotgun sequence genome:
- the LOC119267815 gene encoding zinc finger protein NUTCRACKER-like: protein MASEAMPNPFAPLTNQPQQQPPSHEHPAAPPPKKKRNLPGTPDPDAEVIALSPRTLMATNRFVCEICGKGFQRDQNLQLHRRGHNLPWKLRQRSGKEPRKRVYVCPEKSCVHHNPSRALGDLTGIKKHFCRKHGEKKWKCDKCAKRYAVQSDWKAHSKTCGTREYRCDCGTLFSRRDSFITHRAFCDALAEETARLTAATSGAAVAAVPSMCGGGQGYLFARPNSMMLQPPVAPHLKPAAGGQMLGHAAGAVADSLCDGAVARHGGLSLWGSDNTLPSSMGHHIGGLMSSGGGGAPMPMQMYADLFAPSSGAPPQFDMAQLSWLYGNNGGNGKLSSSNASELTTNSSREADSAPSVFSGQQHAKPAAAPTDMSATALLQRAAQIGSVTSSNTSMPLAGAFEQAPNSAGRIDERSKFDDRALFGTSQHQHNANVPSAMSELTAATANVPYDVFSAARHAGLKDAVGREETRDFLGVGMQALCSSSMHGWI, encoded by the exons ATGGCGAGTGAAGCCATGCCCAACCCTTTCGCTCCTCTCACCAACCAGCCGCAGCAGCAGCCGCCGTCCCATGAACACCCTGCCGCTCCTCCCCCGAAGAAGAAGCGCAATCTCCCCGGCACACCAG ACCCAGACGCGGAGGTGATCGCGCTGTCGCCGCGGACGCTGATGGCGACGAACCGCTTCGTGTGTGAGATCTGCGGCAAGGGGTTCCAGCGTGACCAGAACCTGCAGCTGCACCGGCGCGGCCACAACCTCCCCTGGAAGCTGCGGCAGCGGAGCGGCAAGGAGCCGCGGAAGCGCGTCTACGTCTGCCCCGAGAAGAGCTGCGTCCACCACAACCCGTCCCGCGCGCTGGGCGACCTCACCGGGATCAAGAAGCACTTCTGCCGCAAGCACGGCGAGAAGAAGTGGAAGTGCGACAAGTGCGCCAAGCGCTACGCCGTCCAGTCCGACTGGAAGGCCCACTCCAAGACCTGCGGCACGCGCGAGTACCGCTGCGACTGCGGCACCCTCTTCTCCAGGCGGGACAGCTTCATCACGCACCGCGCCTTCTGCGACGCGCTCGCCGAGGAGACGGCCAGGCTCACGGCCGCCACTTCGGGCGCCGCGGTGGCGGCCGTGCCGTCCATGTGCGGCGGCGGGCAGGGATACCTCTTCGCCAGGCCGAACAGCATGATGCTCCAGCCGCCGGTCGCCCCGCACCTCAAGCCTGCTGCGGGAGGGCAGATGCTCGGCCACGCGGCGGGCGCCGTCGCTGACTCGCTCTGCGACGGCGCCGTGGCGAGGCACGGAGGGCTCTCGCTGTGGGGCAGCGACAACACGCTGCCGTCCTCCATGGGCCACCACATTGGAGGTCTCATGTCgtccggtggtggcggcgcgcCAATGCCAATGCAGATGTACGCGGATCTCTTCGCGCCGAGCTCCGGTGCGCCGCCTCAGTTCGACATGGCGCAGCTGAGCTGGCTGTACGGGAACAACGGCGGCAACGGGAAGCTCTCGTCATCTAACGCCAGCGAGCTGACGACTAACTCCTCCAGAGAGGCGGACAGCGCGCCGTCCGTGTTCAGCGGCCAGCAGCACGCGAAGCCGGCCGCGGCGCCCACCGACATGTCGGCGACGGCCCTGCTGCAGAGAGCCGCGCAGATCGGCTCCGTCACGTCCTCCAACACCTCGATGCCGCTCGCGGGGGCCTTCGAGCAGGCGCCCAACTCCGCCGGGCGGATCGACGAGCGCAGCAAGTTCGACGACAGAGCTCTTTTCGGCACGAGCCAGCACCAGCATAATGCTAACGTCCCGAGCGCAATGAGCGAGCTCACTGCGGCCACCGCGAACGTGCCGTACGACGTGTTCTCGGCAGCGCGCCACGCCGGCCTCAAGGATGCCGTCGGGAGGGAGGAGACCAGGGACTTCCTGGGCGTCGGCATGCAAGCACTCTGCTCATCATCGATGCATGGGTGGATTTAG